From the Portunus trituberculatus mitochondrion, complete genome genome, one window contains:
- the ND3 gene encoding NADH dehydrogenase subunit 3: protein MFTLTLFSLLTIIVCYIVMTLASVISKKTITDREKNSPYECGFDPKGSARFPFSLRFFLIAVIFLIFDVEITLLLPLASIFNVTNLFSWLSTGTLFLLILLIGLYYEWAQGALEWSK, encoded by the coding sequence ATTTTCACTTTAACTTTATTCTCCCTCCTAACAATTATCGTTTGTTATATTGTTATAACTCTAGCTTCTGTCATCTCAAAAAAAACAATTACTGATCGTGAAAAGAATTCTCCCTATGAGTGCGGATTTGACCCTAAAGGATCAGCACGCTTTCCTTTTTCCTTACGCTTTTTTCTAATTGCTGTAATTTTTCTTATTTTTGACGTAGAAATTACTTTACTTCTTCCTCTCGCATCAATTTTTAATGTAACTAATCTATTCTCATGGCTTTCTACTGGGACTTTATTTCTTCTTATTCTTTTAATTGGACTTTACTACGAATGAGCTCAAGGCGCCTTAGAGTGATCAAAATAA
- the ND5 gene encoding NADH dehydrogenase subunit 5 — MIWKISMHEISMLTLVSGSVLCGIAGIKKVSTGVMDVIEWELFNLVSSSIVFTVILDWVSLLFMSFVFLISGSVLFYSGSYMAEDKTSNRFMYLVLAFVLSMSLMVLSPNLISILLGWDGLGLVSYALVIYYSNEKSANAGMLTILSNRVGDVAILLSIGLMSSLGSWNFFFYSYYLNEEWVLLKVFLMISAMTKSAQIPFSAWLPAAMAAPTPVSALVHSSTLVTAGVYLMIRFSAALEGSLVQSWLLIISCLTMFMAGLGANFEYDLKKIIALSTLSQLGVMLSILSLGYADLAFFHLLSHALFKALLFMCAGVVIHSVGGYQDIRFMGNLVKFMPLTVSYMTISNLALCGFPFMAGFYSKDMILEVAFMSSINFIALMLYIMATGLTVMYTMRLIFYSISGEYNLGSINNLSDEDYMMTNSMSGLGLGAILGGACLGWMLFPECYMICLSFIMKMMVIMVSVLGGLIGYTLNMMSVNFTLKSLSNYSLIVFMGSMWFMPALSTLKLSEKSLSSGSYVEKVLDKGWFEFYGGQGLNYMFSNLFYMLNSMHLNSVKIFLKVAVITMIVFMVAVL; from the coding sequence ATGATTTGAAAAATTTCTATACATGAAATTAGAATACTAACTCTAGTATCAGGATCTGTGTTATGTGGAATTGCTGGTATCAAGAAAGTTAGAACAGGTGTAATAGATGTAATTGAGTGAGAACTTTTTAATTTGGTAAGAAGAAGTATTGTATTTACTGTAATTTTGGATTGAGTGTCTCTATTATTTATGAGTTTTGTTTTTTTAATTTCTGGAAGGGTACTTTTTTATAGAGGAAGTTATATAGCTGAAGATAAAACTTCTAATCGTTTTATGTATCTTGTTTTAGCTTTTGTACTTTCAATAAGATTAATAGTGTTAAGGCCAAACTTAATCAGAATTCTGTTAGGTTGAGATGGATTAGGATTGGTGTCATATGCTTTAGTTATTTATTATAGAAATGAAAAATCTGCTAATGCAGGTATACTAACTATTTTATCTAATCGAGTAGGAGACGTAGCAATTTTATTAAGAATTGGTTTAATAAGAAGACTTGGAAGATGAAATTTTTTTTTCTATAGATATTACTTAAATGAGGAGTGGGTGTTATTAAAAGTATTTTTAATAATTTCAGCTATAACAAAAAGGGCCCAAATTCCATTTTCTGCATGATTGCCTGCTGCTATAGCAGCACCAACTCCTGTTTCTGCTTTAGTTCATTCTTCAACTTTAGTAACTGCGGGAGTCTATTTAATAATTCGATTTAGGGCTGCTCTAGAAGGTTCTTTAGTTCAGAGGTGGTTATTAATTATTTCTTGTCTGACAATGTTTATAGCAGGACTTGGTGCTAATTTTGAATATGATTTAAAGAAAATTATTGCTTTGTCTACTTTAAGACAATTAGGAGTGATATTAAGAATTTTGTCCTTAGGGTATGCCGATTTAGCTTTTTTTCACCTTTTAAGACATGCTTTATTCAAAGCTTTACTTTTTATATGTGCTGGGGTTGTAATTCATAGAGTGGGCGGTTATCAGGATATTCGTTTTATAGGAAATTTAGTAAAATTTATACCTTTGACTGTATCATATATAACTATCTCTAACTTAGCTCTATGTGGATTTCCTTTTATAGCAGGATTTTACTCTAAAGATATAATTTTAGAGGTAGCTTTTATAAGAAGAATTAATTTTATTGCTTTAATATTGTATATTATGGCTACAGGATTAACAGTTATATATACAATACGCTTAATTTTCTATTCAATCAGGGGAGAATATAATCTGGGATCTATCAATAATCTCTCGGATGAGGATTATATAATAACTAATTCTATAAGAGGGCTAGGACTGGGAGCTATTCTAGGAGGAGCTTGTTTAGGATGAATGTTATTTCCTGAGTGTTACATGATCTGTTTAAGATTTATTATGAAAATAATAGTAATTATAGTAAGAGTCTTAGGAGGTTTAATTGGTTATACACTAAATATAATGAGAGTTAATTTTACTTTAAAAAGATTGAGAAATTATAGATTAATTGTGTTTATAGGGTCTATATGATTTATACCTGCCTTAAGTACTTTAAAGTTGAGGGAAAAAAGACTTAGCTCAGGGAGATATGTAGAAAAAGTATTAGACAAGGGTTGATTTGAGTTTTATGGAGGTCAGGGTTTAAATTATATATTTTCTAATTTATTTTATATGTTAAATAGTATACATTTAAATAGAGTTAAAATTTTTCTGAAGGTAGCTGTAATCACTATAATCGTATTTATAGTAGCTGTTCTTTAA